One Nostoc sp. CENA543 genomic window, ATAGCTATCTCAAATGTGCAGTCAATCCTTGTACAGTTCTGACAGCATCAGCAATTAATTGTCATGATTACCAACCATTAAAGAATAAAACCAAATCTGGTTTTCCGAATTGGCGGAATATAAAGAAAGTTAACTAATAACTAGAGGACTGATTATGACAGGTTTTATCATTACGTGGTTAGTTACTACTGTCAGTTTTTTAATCATTGCTAAACTGCCATTTTTGGGCATCGAAGTAGACAGTCTGGCTAAAGCGGCGATTTCTGCCATAGTATTTGGCATTTTGAATGCTATTTTGCTGCCCATTTTGACTTTTTTCACCTTTCCTTTCATTATCCTGACTTTGGGATTATTTTTCTTTGTCTTAAATTCCATTATCTTTGGGCTGTCAGCGTTAATTGTTCCTGGTTTTAGATTACGTTATGGTTTTTGGAGTGCAATGCTAGGTTCTATTGCTTTAG contains:
- a CDS encoding phage holin family protein, whose product is MTGFIITWLVTTVSFLIIAKLPFLGIEVDSLAKAAISAIVFGILNAILLPILTFFTFPFIILTLGLFFFVLNSIIFGLSALIVPGFRLRYGFWSAMLGSIALAIINSILLRVVAPFT